The Vitis riparia cultivar Riparia Gloire de Montpellier isolate 1030 chromosome 3, EGFV_Vit.rip_1.0, whole genome shotgun sequence genome includes a region encoding these proteins:
- the LOC117911195 gene encoding disease resistance protein RPP13-like: MERAVISFVVNRIGDQLMEEAIFLKEVRPRIERLHRDLKAINCFLEAADAKQEEDPRVRNWVSDIRDVAYDAEDVVDMFILKAEALRRKIFVKRIFQKPVYLHNLGKKIDEIQTNLHDISRRREILGIKNIGVGTSTSSKMLQNLRRTTPRAEKHVIVGLNEEANKLVEQLTTGDPRRRVVSMVGMGGIGKTTLAKKVYNHSRVMDHFQSCRVWVYVSEDCRPRNIFQQILNQLLHNPKQIEKLQENELEDLLHEHLEEKRFLVVLDDIWKSDDWKCLARVFPEESNGSRLLLTTRNKDVALQADARSVPHDMQLLSEEEGWKLFCRTAIPDNVTDGCPPELKEFGEKMVKKCAGLPLAIVVLGGLLSSKKQLPTMWEEVFNKLRVHFAARNGVDAILSLSYIDLPHNLKSCFLYLGLFPEDQVISKRTLLLLWMAEGFIPQQDEQRLEDTAEDYLNELINRNLVQAVAVSVNERVTECRIHDLVRDLCIKKAKEQNFVEIQKDIVSLPSTTSSFPFTKSRRLGIYLDLERYASREHSTPYIRSLFFFVLQRSPHSRYYGILSWLDFIYKYFKLLRVLDLGNVKIYEPPNSFGKLVHLRYLRLTAHRYSNCPPSCLGSLQDCVNFPTSLDELRSLQTLDICISKGTPTMIEKMKNLRHLFLSYDREDDKPLRIDNLRNLQTLSGIWFSDWQQNDTSDLTSLRKLKIKMDDAIVVEFSNSIAKLENLRSLYLKASHFSGVPSFDMSSLLHLSKLHMERSIGQLHEFPPNLTQLTLEDTELDYDPMVILEKLPKLLTLRLRMWSYRGWEMQVSAGGFPQLKILQLSDLYGPMKLLIIEKGGMTNLTQLQIFRSVLDIYGLGELLHLKRIDVIDISPHSHRWISSLPCSSEWQDIRRRKKARIYGTYTGNDSWGYMQQHN; this comes from the exons ATGGAAAGGGCTGTAATCTCCTTTGTCGTAAACAGGATTGGTGACCAACTCATGGAAGAAGCAATTTTCTTGAAGGAGGTGCGCCCACGAATTGAGAGGCTGCATAGAGATCTGAAGGCGATCAACTGCTTCTTAGAAGCAGCAGATGCGAAGCAAGAGGAAGACCCAAGAGTGCGTAACTGGGTTTCGGACATCCGAGATGTTGCTTATGATGCTGAGGACGTTGTCGACATGTTCATCCTTAAGGCTGAGGCCCTGAGGAGAAAAATCTTTGTCAAGCGCATTTTCCAAAAGCCCGTGTATCTGCATAATCTTGGCAAGAAAATTGATGAGATCCAAACCAACCTCCATGACATCTCAAGGAGGCGAGAAATCCtgggaataaaaaatattggagtAGGAACAAGTACTTCAAGTAAGATGCTGCAGAATCTAAGACGGACCACTCCTCGCGCCGAAAAACATGTCATTGTGGGCCTGAATGAAGAAGCAAATAAGCTAGTGGAGCAGCTGACCACGGGGGACCCAAGGCGCCGCGTGGTTTCTATGGTAGGAATGGGCGGCATCGGCAAAACTACTCTTGCCAAGAAAGTCTATAATCATAGCAGAGTTATGGATCATTTTCAGTCTTGTCGTGTCTGGGTTTATGTATCCGAAGATTGTAGACCCAGGAATATTTTTCAGCAAATTCTAAACCAACTTCTTCATAACCCAAAGCAGATAGAGAAATTGCAGGAGAACGAGTTGGAGGATTTACTTCACGAGCACCTAGAGGAGAAAAGATTTTTGGTAGTTTTGGATGACATATGGAAAAGTGACGATTGGAAGTGTCTTGCAAGGGTGTTCCCAGAGGAGAGTAATGGCAGCAGATTACTTCTTACAACTCGAAATAAGGATGTTGCTTTGCAAGCAGATGCTCGAAGTGTTCCACATGACATGCAGCTTCTCTCGGAAGAAGAGGGTTGGAAGTTGTTTTGTAGAACTGCAATCCCTGACAATGTTACTGACGGTTGTCCTCCAGAGTTGAAGGAATTTGGGGAAAAAATGGTGAAGAAATGTGCTGGTTTACCATTGGCTATTGTTGTATTGGGAGGCTTGTTGTCTTCCAAAAAGCAGTTGCCGACTATGTGGGAAGAAGTGTTCAACAAACTCCGGGTGCACTTTGCCGCACGCAATGGAGTAGATGCAATATTGAGCTTAAGCTACATCGATCTGCCCCACAACTTGAAATCGTGCTTTCTTTATCTAGGCCTCTTTCCAGAAGATCAGGTAATCTCCAAGAGAACATTACTGCTTCTATGGATGGCTGAGGGTTTTATCCCACAGCAAGATGAACAAAGACTGGAGGACACTGCTGAGGATTATTTGAATGAGTTAATCAATAGAAACTTGGTTCAAGCGGTAGCAGTGAGTGTTAATGAGAGAGTTACAGAATGCCGGATTCATGATCTAGTACGGGATTTATGCATAAAAAAAGCCAAGGAGCAAAACTTTGTTGAGATTCAAAAGGACATAGTTTCTCTTCCCTCAACTACTTCATCTTTTCCTTTCACCAAATCCCGTCGACTAGGTATTTATTTGGACTTGGAGAGGTATGCTTCCAGAGAACATTCAACCCCATATATTCGgtctctcttcttttttgtaCTCCAACGTAGTCCCCATAGTCGATATTATGGGATACTATCATGGTtagattttatttacaaatatttcaaattactTAGAGTGTTAGACTTGGGAAATGTAAAGATCTATGAGCCACCAAATTCATTTGGGAAACTAGTTCATTTAAGGTACTTGAGATTAACAGCGCATAGGTATTCAAACTGTCCACCTTCTTGTTTGGGGAGTTTGCAGGACTGTGTAAACTTTCCAACCTCCTTAGATGAGCTAAGGAGTTTACAGACTTTGGATATATGTATTTCTAAAGGAACACCAACTATgatagagaaaatgaaaaatctacGACACCTTTTCCTCTCGTATGATAGAGAAGATGACAAGCCATTACGGATTGACAATCTAAGAAATCTCCAAACTCTGTCCGGAATATGGTTTAGTGATTGGCAACAAAATGACACAAGTGACTTAACTAGCCTTCGgaaactgaaaataaaaatggatgaCGCGATAGTGGTCGAGTTTTCAAACTCCATTGCTAAGCTTGAGAATCTTCGCTCCTTGTATCTTAAGGCATCACATTTCTCCGGGGTTCCATCCTTCGACATGAGCTCTTTGCTACATCTATCTAAGCTGCATATGGAAAGATCCATAGGGCAATTACATGAGTTCCCACCAAATCTAACACAGCTGACCTTAGAAGATACTGAGCTAGACTATGACCCAATGGTGATTTTGGAGAAGCTACCAAAATTGTTGACTTTAAGATTAAGAATGTGGTCATACCGTGGATGGGAAATGCAAGTATCTGCAGGTGGCTTTCCTCAACTCAAAATCCTTCAACTTTCTGACTTATACGGACCGATGAAGTTGTTGATTATAGAGAAGGGTGGCATGACAAACCTTACTCAGTTACAGATTTTTAGAAGTGTCTTGGACATCTATGGACTTGGTGAGCTCTTACATCTGAAGAGGATAGATGTCATTGATATATCTCCACATTCTCATCGCTGGATTTCTTCTTTACCCTGTTCTTCTGAATGGCAAGATATAAGAAG ACGGAAGAAGGCAAGGATATATGGCACTTATACCGGCAATGATTCTTGGGGTTATATGCAGCAGCACAATTGA
- the LOC117911358 gene encoding uncharacterized protein LOC117911358: protein MAYRRRSIASSIADVFTISPLPYPVLLILAVILIFFSISWYVSYDSIIEAAEVQMSWALLAIPILLLMAVHLVSSMENSDLFSASSPYGYRRRSYQSPQEGSSPWGVAALIVLLLIMVKYQSVFHDSWLV from the coding sequence ATGGCCTACAGAAGAAGAAGCATAGCCTCATCTATTGCAGATGTCTTTACTATAAGTCCTCTGCCATACCCAGTTCTCCTTATTCTAGCAGTGATCTTAATCTTCTTTTCTATATCATGGTATGTCTCTTATGACTCAATTATAGAAGCTGCAGAAGTGCAGATGAGTTGGGCGCTATTAGCCATTCCTATACTACTTCTAATGGCAGTCCACTTGGTGTCATCCATGGAAAATTCTGACCTCTTCTCTGCTTCCTCGCCCTATGGTTATCGCCGCCGCAGCTACCAGAGTCCTCAGGAAGGCAGCTCTCCATGGGGCGTGGCTGCTTTAATTGTGTTGTTGCTTATTATGGTGAAATACCAGTCTGTGTTCCATGATAGCTGGCTTGTTTAG
- the LOC117911557 gene encoding uncharacterized protein LOC117911557, protein MEWFFHKRRGPEWKHGWTGQTLNNISTPPLPLLAIFAIVILLWSLSNYTSYKAQLYQTTNNFQLFLFLLPILFIFLIASSSSDGRPSFQAPNPHHESNHRAGSFPWGVAVLVGVLLVLVSYQSLFQSKWFGALRSSV, encoded by the coding sequence ATGGAGTGGTTTTTCCACAAGAGAAGGGGACCAGAGTGGAAACATGGGTGGACAGGCCAGACCCTCAACAACATCTCCACACCACCTCTCCCATTGCTAGCCATTTTTGCCATTGTCATTCTCTTGTGGTCACTCTCCAATTACACAAGCTACAAGGCCCAATTATACCAAACTACCAACAACTTCCAGCTATTCCTCTTCTTGTTGCCCATCCTCTTCATCTTCCTCATTGCCTCCTCCTCCTCTGATGGGAGGCCTAGTTTCCAGGCTCCAAATCCACATCATGAGTCCAATCACAGAGCTGGGAGCTTTCCTTGGGGTGTTGCTGTCCTGGTGGGGGTGCTTCTTGTCTTGGTCTCTTACCAATCTCTATTTCAATCAAAGTGGTTTGGAGCTCTCAGGAGTTCTGTTTAG